Within Acidimicrobiales bacterium, the genomic segment CCTTGTCGCTGTGCCGAGCGAGCATGGCCTGGAGTCCTACGATGATGATCTCGTCGTCGTCGACCAGGACCACCCGGACAGCCTTCTCCGCTGCCGCGTTGGAGTTGTTGTCAGTCATAGGCGAGCTCGCATCGAGCCGTGTGACGACGCTACTGATGGTCCTGCCTCACGGCTAGAGGAGTTCTTTCACCTCCAGTAGTGAGCTGCATCCCCCGATCGACGTTCACCCATCGTGAGGAGACACCCGGGCGCTGGGGGATGGCGCGCCCCTCCATGAGGATCTACTCATCGAGCTCTCTCACGAACGACGGAACGCGCCGGCTTGTCGTCACGGAGACCAAGAAACCTGGGATGACGCAGGCGGCCGGCCTTGGTCCATTCCCCGAAGCCGATCTGAGCCACCAGCTCCGGACGTACCCATCGGGTGCCCGAGGGTACCGGCCGCACCGGCTCCGCGAAGGGACTGGCTGGTTGCTCCAGTCGTTCAAGCCGAGTCCGCAGCTGCGTCAGGGTCGACCGATCGAACCCTGTGCCTACCTTGCCCGCGTATCGCAGCTTGTTGCCCTCGTAGTAGCCAAGAAGTAGAGCTCCGAGGCCGACGCGGGTGCCTCGGGGCTCGGTGAAGCCGCCGACGACGAACTCTTGCTCCGCGACACACTTGAGCTTGAGCCACAGGCGGGAGCGTCCCGGTGAATATGTCGAGTCCGCCTTCTTGGCGATCAGCCCCTCCCAACCAGCGGCACACGCCCGTTGGAAATGAGCGAGGCTGTCGCCCCGGACATGGTCGGTATACCGAACGACGTCGTCGAATCTGGTGGCCCCTCGCAACAGCGCCTTGCGCTCTGTCAGGGGAATGCCGGTGAGATCGTGGCCCTCGAGGTAGATGAGGTCGAAGGCGCAGAAGCCCACGGGTACAGCGGCCACGAGCTGCCTAGAGGGAGAAGCTTGACCCAGCCGCTGCTGAAGGTGCTGAAATCCAAGCACCTCGTCTCCACGTACTGCCGTCACCTCGCCGTCGATCACGGCATCGAGGCTGTCCTCCTGTCCCAGGGCGGACGTCAGCTCAGGGTAGGTCGAGGTCACGTCCCGGTTGGATCGAGACCGAAGCGCCACATCACGGCCGCGGACGAATGCAAAGCACCGTTCCCCGTCGAACTTGTGCTCGAGCAACCAGTCGTCGCCAAACTCCCGCTGATCAGTGAGGGTTGCCAGCATCGGGGCCACCGCGGTCGGGGGAGCGGCCGGGCGCAGCTTCGCACGGGACTCACTCGAGAGAGCAGCGAACGGATCACGGGAGCGCTGGATCACTGCCGACCATCCAGAGGCGTCGCTTACAAGTGACCTTGCGCCACACCAGCGATGCGGTCCACTTCGTCGAGGTTGCGTGCAAGTGGCCAGAGGCACACCTCGGCCACGCCCGTCGTGCTCGGGTCCTCCAATGCGACGCCGGCCTCGTCTGGCGTGCGCAAGACTCCTGCACCGTCTTCACCATCGACTGCCTCATCTCCCTCCCCTCCACCGTAACGTGACGGTGTTCAGCTGGCGTCATAGGCTGCCTCCATGAAGGGCGCCGATGAATTCGGGGACACCGTGCTGGCCCGAATCGATGGGATCGTCGAGCGCGCTGTGCAGCAGGGCCAGACAGACGGCCAGTGGGGCTACGGACTCTCCGTACTCGACGATGGCGTTACACGTGGGAGGGCGGACTCGGAACGGCGTGGTCGAACGTTCCATCGCAAGATCTCACAGTCGTCGTCCTGACCCAGCGTGCGGCGGACGAGGCCGGGATGCCCGCCGTGTGCGACGACGTGTTGACGGCTGCCCGGGCGACTGCCTGACCCGCTTCCATGTCACGGAAGGCCGCTTGACGAGCTGGTGTTACGCCCACCCCTCCCTTGCGGCTCGCGCCGCTGCTTGAGCCCGGTTACGCGCCTCGAGCCGCCGCAAGATCTCCTGGATGTGTGACTTCACGGTGTTCTCGCTGAGGTGAACTTTGGCGGCGATCTCACTGCTAGACAAGCCCTCGGCCATCAGACGGAGAATCTGCTGTTGGCTGTCGGTGAGGGGGGGCCGGGCTGATGTAGATCTGCCGGGGTTTAGACGGAATCCTGCGATAAGCCGCTCAAGCTCCTGCGCGGGCTCGTCCTACTGAGACCTGCCCGCAGAAGGGCGGCATCGAGCCGACATCGGGTAGCTCCCCGACGAGGCGGGTACGAGCACACTGCACGCGCCGGGGGATACCCCGACCGAGAGCGGTGTGGTCGTTGCCGGCTCGCCGTCCAAGCAGATGACCTCCGGGGTCGGGCTCGATATCTCGATGCGGCGGCCCGCTTGGACGACGGCCCGGCGGGGTACTTGCCTGACGCGGGCCCCGACCAGATGGGCCATCTCGGTCAGGATGTCCCGAAGGGCTCCGCTGCTCAAGGAGACGAGGTGCAGCAAACCGTCGTCCGACCGGGCACGGGGTAAGTCGACTCCGATGCGGCCTCCGATGCGTGGCGCGTTGACGATGGCTACCTGAAAGGGTGGGTCGTCGATGGGAAGCTGCTTGCCGTCGACCCGGATGTCGATCTCGAGGGGATG encodes:
- the ligD gene encoding non-homologous end-joining DNA ligase; the encoded protein is MLATLTDQREFGDDWLLEHKFDGERCFAFVRGRDVALRSRSNRDVTSTYPELTSALGQEDSLDAVIDGEVTAVRGDEVLGFQHLQQRLGQASPSRQLVAAVPVGFCAFDLIYLEGHDLTGIPLTERKALLRGATRFDDVVRYTDHVRGDSLAHFQRACAAGWEGLIAKKADSTYSPGRSRLWLKLKCVAEQEFVVGGFTEPRGTRVGLGALLLGYYEGNKLRYAGKVGTGFDRSTLTQLRTRLERLEQPASPFAEPVRPVPSGTRWVRPELVAQIGFGEWTKAGRLRHPRFLGLRDDKPARSVVRERAR